The nucleotide window AGAATGTTCTAAACGAACCAATCGCAGCTACAGACTGGGACGAATTGCAACGTGAGTGGATTTATGCAAGAGCGAAAATCGAAGCTGCTGAAGGCCTTCCTAAGAAGTAATCCTTCACACTCTGATTCTGCAAAAATATATAAAGGCTCAAGTTTTCGAACTTGGGCCTTTTTTATTTAAATAATCCGCCGGTCCATTTGCATTTATGCGATAAGATGACCTCAATCCATGGCGAAAAAAACCACTCAAAGAAAAATTAAAGTCGATATCACTCAGTTTGCGGTTCCTTGTCCGCGGGTGGGCAGTATTGAGCTGTATTCGGGCTATGGTCAGGTTCCGCAGCTGGGGCAGGAGATACACCAGTCCGTTCAACGTCGCCGCATACGCGAGGTCTCGGGCTATGTGGCTGAAAAAAAGATGAGTATCGAGTTTTCTCGGGGCGAATATCTTTTTGTGGTGTCTGGTCGCGCCGATGGATTTATCGAAACGCCGGACTGCCAGATCGAAGAAATCAAGTCAGCATTTGATGTTGAAAGCCTTGAGCGCAAGGTTTCGGGCGACGAAAATCATCCCTATGTTTGGCAGCTTCGCACCTATGGCTACATTCACTACAAACAAACAGGCGAAGTTCCAGAATTGAAAATGTTGTTGGTTTCTTCACGAAACTTCAAGACCAGCGAAATCTATTTTGATTTGGATGTTGAAGAATATGAAGCGTGGCTGGCTTTACGTTTGGCTGAACTGGTTGAGGAAACTAAGATTCGCGAAAAACTATTTAAGAAAAGGGTCGAGATTTCTGAAAATCTTCAGTTCCCTTTTTCATCACCTCGTCCCGGTCAGACGGAGCTGATTTCAAGCATTGAAGAAGGCTTTGCCGAAGAAAAATCGATAGTTGTGCAGGCGCCAACAGGCTTGGGGAAGACAATTGGTGTCTTGTATCCTTCGCTCAAGGACTCTTTGGCGCGAGGGCAGAAGGTTATTTACGTCACTCCTAAAAACTCTCAGCATCAGGTTGCCGAAGAGGCTGTGGATCGCATGCAAGAGTTGGGAGCAACCATTCGTCCGCTGACGATTACGGCTAAAAGCAAGATGTGCTTCAAGGCCGAGCCCATTTGCAATCCGCAGTACTGTGAATATGCCCAAGACTACTATAAGAAAATCGCAGATAACGACCTTGTTAACAAAATTTCCAAACTACGCTCTTTAAGCCAGAAAAAGCTTCGTCAATTAGGTGAAGAGTTTCAAGTTTGTCCCTTTGAACTTTCAGTAGAAGCGATTGAGCGAGCCGATGTGGTGATTGCCGACTATAACTATGTCTTCTCAACCCGAAGTCTTCTGGGGCGCCTGCAGAATCCTTTGTTGGAGCCTGATGAGAAGGCCAACTTAGTTATTGATGAAGCCCATAATCTTCCATCAAGAGCCCAGGACTACTTTTCTCCATCGATATCAACCAGAGAGCTTCGTCAGATTGAGGAACCTTTGCTCAAAGTCGCGAAAAGATTTTCAAAACGTGGATTGGCTTTATGCAAAGAAGCGCAAGATCTCATTGAAGAGTACCGCGGGGAATCGCGTAATATCAGTATAGATTTTGATCCGGTGTTTGAACTTGAGAAAAAGCTTCGTGAATTTATGGCTGAATATCTTGAAGCGGATATTGAAGTACAACCACAGGATGGCGTTCTTCGTTTGACCAATGTTTGGAGCGATTTCGCACAAGCCCTGGAGTTGAAAGGGCCTGAATTTTTTCAAACCTATCAGAAAAACAAAATATTTGGCGAAGACAATGAAACCCTGAAGGTTACCTGTTGTGATGCTTCGGCACATTTAAATGAAATCTATAAGTCGTTCAAAAATGTTGTGGCCTTTTCAGCGACGCTGAAGCCATTCTCTTACTCCTCGAAGCTCTTGGGATTCACTGAAGAATCGACAAAGTGCCTGGAGTTTGTGTCTCCTTTTCCGAAGGAGAATCGCAAGATTATTGTCATTCCACAAATATCTACAAAATACAAAGAGCGCACATTCAGCTCGCCACGAATTGCTGAGGCTATCGAGAAGATCATGGAATTGAAATCGGGAAATTACATTGCCCTATTTCCGAGCTTTGATTTTATGAAGGATGTTGAAAAACATTTGAAACAAACTTTTTACCAGCGTCTGATTCAACAACGAGAAATGAAGGCCGCTCGAGTTGATGACTTTCTTTCCTTCATGAAGAATAACGATCATCCAACTTTGCTACTGGCGGTACAGGGCGGAGTCTTCTCAGAGGGTGTGGATTTCCCTGGGGATATGCTGATTGGTGCGTTTGTCATTGGGCCGGCGCTGCCGACTTTTGACTTTGAGAGAGAACAAATTCGCCAATACTACGAGAAGAGTCACGATAAAGACGAAGCTTTTAACTATACTTACGTATATCCGGCGATGGCTAAAACGATTCAGTCAGCGGGTCGTGTGATTCGTTCAGAAAGTGACAAGGGGATTATCGTCTTGATGGACTCTAGATTCCTGGAAAGTACTTATTCAGAAACAATGCCTCAGGGTTGGTTTAAGGAGTCTCCTCGTGAATTGGTTTCTCAGAAGATTCTTTCTGACATTTCTGAATTTTGGCAAAGTATTGAAAAGGTCAAGGGCGTGGAGTCATGACACTAGCGGAATTGCCTCTGTTCTTTTTGGATTTGCAGACAACTGGATCAAAACCAGATAGTGGGGCTCATATTCTTGAGATGGCCTGGTCTTCATTGAACGGCGATATTGAAAGCACTTTGGTTCAGCTTCCTGCTGATGAGAAAATTCCATATCGCATTCAAATTATCACGGGCATCTTCAATGAAGATATGGAAGCAGCTGTTCCAGTGGCAGAAGTTTTTTCTAGAATTGAAAATAGCTTTTCTGGATTGCCGTGCGTGATTCACTTTGCCCAATTTGAAAAACCTTTTCTGGCACATGCTTACGAACAATTGGGCAAAGAGAATTCTTTAAATATTTTATGCACTCACGAAATAGCCAAGAGACTTTTCCCAAATCTGCCAACCCGCGGGATTAAGGGTCTTGCGGGATACTTCGGTTTTCCTTCTTCAGATCTAAAAAGATCAGCCCAGCAGGTAGCGGCAACGAAGGTCATTTGGAAAGGTCTTGTTGCGGCCTTGGCTGAGCAGGGCATTCATTCCTATGAAGAACTCCAACAATGGCTTCAGATCACGCCGAAAGGGACTCGCACGAAGTATGAGTATCCGCTACCAAAAGAAAAGCGTCTAAGCCTTCCAGACCAGCCGGGCGTTTATCGCATGGTGAGTAAGTGGGATGAGGTGCTGTATGTGGGTAAGGCGACCTCTTTGAAAGATCGCGTGAACAGTTACTTCCGCGGCCAGAAGAATCGCGATCCCCGAAAACTGGAAATGCTAACTCAGACCTATGATCTTCGCGTGACAGTTTGTGGGAGTCCTCTTGAGGCAGCTTTGCTTGAGACTGATGAGATCAAAAGATTGGATCCAAAATATAATATTAGTTTAAAAGCGGGTCAGCGCTCGATTGTATTTTTCAATCGTGATCTGACTGATTTCAACTTTGAGCAGAACGAAGAGTATTGTTTTGGACCTTTTTCGAACCCAATGGTTTTTGATTCCATTCGCAACCTGAGTTCTTGCCTGATTGAAGGTCTTTTCCATGACAATATCTTCTACGAACCCGTTGATGGTGCGTTGGTTGAAAGTGGTTTTGGCTTATTCTGTGAACGAAATAATCTTTGCAAGGAAACTTTCAAATCCGTTCGATCAGTTTTGGCACAGGGGCTTTGGTGGAATCGACAATACGATATTGAAGAGGAAGAGCCGCTTGAAGAAGCAGAGGGTCTTGATGCCGTCGAGTCAGCCGGCGCTGAAGAATTAGACGAAGTCCAATTAACAGCCGAAGATATCGCGGATAAGTTCGAGCGTCACTTTATGCGTGCCGGCCGTTCCTTTCTTCGCGCCAAACAACTAACCCGAATTTTGAATGCCGACATTGATTTTCATATAA belongs to Bdellovibrio svalbardensis and includes:
- a CDS encoding ATP-dependent DNA helicase; this encodes MAKKTTQRKIKVDITQFAVPCPRVGSIELYSGYGQVPQLGQEIHQSVQRRRIREVSGYVAEKKMSIEFSRGEYLFVVSGRADGFIETPDCQIEEIKSAFDVESLERKVSGDENHPYVWQLRTYGYIHYKQTGEVPELKMLLVSSRNFKTSEIYFDLDVEEYEAWLALRLAELVEETKIREKLFKKRVEISENLQFPFSSPRPGQTELISSIEEGFAEEKSIVVQAPTGLGKTIGVLYPSLKDSLARGQKVIYVTPKNSQHQVAEEAVDRMQELGATIRPLTITAKSKMCFKAEPICNPQYCEYAQDYYKKIADNDLVNKISKLRSLSQKKLRQLGEEFQVCPFELSVEAIERADVVIADYNYVFSTRSLLGRLQNPLLEPDEKANLVIDEAHNLPSRAQDYFSPSISTRELRQIEEPLLKVAKRFSKRGLALCKEAQDLIEEYRGESRNISIDFDPVFELEKKLREFMAEYLEADIEVQPQDGVLRLTNVWSDFAQALELKGPEFFQTYQKNKIFGEDNETLKVTCCDASAHLNEIYKSFKNVVAFSATLKPFSYSSKLLGFTEESTKCLEFVSPFPKENRKIIVIPQISTKYKERTFSSPRIAEAIEKIMELKSGNYIALFPSFDFMKDVEKHLKQTFYQRLIQQREMKAARVDDFLSFMKNNDHPTLLLAVQGGVFSEGVDFPGDMLIGAFVIGPALPTFDFEREQIRQYYEKSHDKDEAFNYTYVYPAMAKTIQSAGRVIRSESDKGIIVLMDSRFLESTYSETMPQGWFKESPRELVSQKILSDISEFWQSIEKVKGVES
- a CDS encoding exonuclease domain-containing protein; protein product: MTLAELPLFFLDLQTTGSKPDSGAHILEMAWSSLNGDIESTLVQLPADEKIPYRIQIITGIFNEDMEAAVPVAEVFSRIENSFSGLPCVIHFAQFEKPFLAHAYEQLGKENSLNILCTHEIAKRLFPNLPTRGIKGLAGYFGFPSSDLKRSAQQVAATKVIWKGLVAALAEQGIHSYEELQQWLQITPKGTRTKYEYPLPKEKRLSLPDQPGVYRMVSKWDEVLYVGKATSLKDRVNSYFRGQKNRDPRKLEMLTQTYDLRVTVCGSPLEAALLETDEIKRLDPKYNISLKAGQRSIVFFNRDLTDFNFEQNEEYCFGPFSNPMVFDSIRNLSSCLIEGLFHDNIFYEPVDGALVESGFGLFCERNNLCKETFKSVRSVLAQGLWWNRQYDIEEEEPLEEAEGLDAVESAGAEELDEVQLTAEDIADKFERHFMRAGRSFLRAKQLTRILNADIDFHIMKEDLNSKYHLKIRKGFVNNEAPSDRVRKVQLWNGLDIDTYDRMSVLLSELNKIETQNGEVKIQPL